Proteins from a genomic interval of Lolium perenne isolate Kyuss_39 chromosome 1, Kyuss_2.0, whole genome shotgun sequence:
- the LOC127312753 gene encoding UDP-glucuronate:xylan alpha-glucuronosyltransferase 1, with amino-acid sequence MEQRYRPAGAPDDTTKRRATKSKSFKDVENYEVLVLGKNCGCKFKSLRYLLIAIISATFVTLLTPTLYERQLQSSSLYVDVDWIWEKTISDPRYVSSVDVQWDDVYSSLEDLKAGNQKLKVGLLNFNSTEFGSWSRILPESHVSIIRLEHAKESITWPALYPEWIDEEEDSEIPSCPSFPEPNVRKGVSFDVIAVKLPCTRVAGWSRDVARLHLQLSAAKLAVTSSRANRKVHVLFVTDCFPIPNLFPCKNLVKHEGNAWLYRPDLRAIKEKLRLPVGSCELAVPLKAKARLYSVDRRREAYATILHSASEYVCGAITAAQSIRQAGSTRDLVILVDDTISNHHRRGLEAAGWKVRIIERIRNPKAERDAYNEWNYSKFRLWQLTDYDKIIFIDADLLILRNVDFLFAMPEITATGNNATLFNSGVMVIEPSNCTFQLLMEHINEITSYNGGDQGYLNEIFTWWHRIPKQMNFLKHFWEGDSEAMKAKKTQLFGADPPSLYVLHYLGVKPWLCFRDYDCNWNNLMMREFASDVAHDRWWKVHDKMPQKLQSYCLLRTRQKAGLEWDRRQAQKANVEDGHWRRNITDPRLKICFEKFCYWESMLWHWGETNRTKSTPVLSTPTVSLSSS; translated from the exons ATGGAGCAGCGCTACCGACCGGCTGGAGCCCC TGACGATACTACCAAGAGAAGGGCCACCAAAAGCAAAAGTTTCAAAGATGTTGAAAACTATGAAGTTCTTGTCCTCGGGAAGAACTGTGGTTGCAAGTTCAAATCTTTGCGCTACCTGCTTATAGCTATTATTTCTGCAACGTTTGTTACCCTCCTAACTCCGACCTTGTACGAGCGCCAACTACAATCCAGTTCTTT GTATGTCGACGTTGACTGGATATGGGAAAAAACAATTTCTGATCCACGATATGTATCATCTGTTGATGTTCAGTGGGATGATGTATATTCATCACTGGAAGATCTTAAGGCTGGTAACCAAAAGCTGAAAGTTGGACTCTTGAATTTTAATAGCACTGAGTTCGGCTCTTGGTCGCGGATACTCCCAGAAAGCCATgtttcaattataagactagagcATGCCAAGGAAAGCATTACTTGGCCTGCCCTATATCCTGAATGGATAGACGAGGAGGAGGATTCTGAGATACCATCCTGTCCATCATTTCCAGAGCCTAATGTCCGAAAAGGTGTATCGTTTGATGTTATTGCTGTGAAACTTCCCTGTACAAGGGTGGCAGGTTGGTCAAGAGATGTTGCGAGGCTCCATTTGCAGCTCTCAGCGGCAAAATTGGCTGTGACCTCTTCAAGAGCCAACCGGAAGGTCCATGTGCTTTTTGTGACGGACTGCTTCCCGATTCCTAATCTCTTCCCATGCAAGAACCTTGTGAAACATGAAGGCAATGCTTGGTTGTATAGGCCTGATTTGAGGGCAATAAAGGAGAAGCTTAGGCTTCCTGTTGGATCGTGTGAGCTCGCCGTTCCACTTAAAGCCAAAG CAAGACTTTACTCAGTAGATCGAAGAAGAGAAGCGTATGCAACGATACTGCATTCAGCGAGTGAATACGTATGTGGTGCTATCACAGCAGCTCAGAGCATCAGGCAAGCAGGATCAACCAGGGACTTGGTTATCCTTGTTGATGATACCATAAGTAATCATCACCGGAGAGGCTTGGAAGCTGCGGGCTGGAAGGTGAGAATAATCGAGAGAATCAGGAACCCAAAAGCTGAGCGTGATGCCTACAACGAGTGGAACTACAGCAAGTTCAGGTTATGGCAGCTGACTGACTATGACAAGATCATATTCATTGATGCTGACCTCCTCATCTTGAGGAATGTGGATTTCCTGTTTGCGATGCCAGAGATCACTGCAACTGGCAACAATGCGACCCTCTTCAACTCTGGTGTGATGGTCATCGAGCCCTCAAACTGCACGTTCCAGCTACTGATGGAACACATCAACGAGATAACATCGTACAACGGCGGTGACCAAGGGTACCTGAATGAGATATTCACATGGTGGCACCGCATTCCGAAGCAAATGAACTTCCTGAAGCACTTCTGGGAGGGCGACAGTGAGGCGATGAAGGCAAAGAAGACCCAGCTGTTTGGCGCCGACCCGCCGAGTCTCTACGTGCTCCACTACCTAGGCGTGAAGCCATGGCTGTGCTTCAGGGACTATGACTGCAACTGGAACAACCTGATGATGCGTGAGTTCGCGAGCGATGTCGCGCACGACCGGTGGTGGAAGGTGCACGACAAGATGCCTCAGAAGCTTCAGTCCTACTGCCTTCTGAGAACGAGGCAGAAGGCTGGGCTGGAATGGGACCGGAGGCAGGCCCAGAAGGCAAACGTTGAGGACGGCCATTGGCGGCGGAACATCACTGATCCTAGGCTCAAGATATGCTTCGAGAAGTTCTGCTACTGGGAGAGCATGCTGTGGCACTGGGGCGAGACAAACCGGACAAAGAGCACCCCTGTGCTGTCGACACCTACTGTGAGCTTGTCAAGCTCTTGA
- the LOC127312754 gene encoding protein trichome berefringence-like 7 yields MVSTSRSGSGRVAQRAGGGGGTLPVSPRVSSSQRRWWAASSSNPSLDRAARAFCLASAALALSCLLYLYAFRHDPARGQAVTAFSTTSTSPHPHHRPETCDVFDGRWVPAPTYPLYNSSECAFAERGFDCLANGRPDTAYLRWRWRPRGCDVPRFAARAALERLRGRRVVFVGDSMSRTQWESFICMLMPGVDDPTSVYEVNGNQITKVIRFLGVRFDAFDLTVEFFRSVFLVQQSPPPKHSPKRVKSTLRLDKMDNISRKWANADVLIFNTGHWWTPTKLFNTGCYFQAGRALKLGTTIDVAFRMALQTWASWVERRVDLNRTHVFFRTYEPSHWSDLNQTICEVTEKPSPEAKGNDKSELGDILADVVASMKVPVNVLNVTLMGAFRTDAHVGAWSYPPTILDCSHWCLPGVPDAWNELVFAYLFTNGWRNMAG; encoded by the exons ATGGTGAGCACCAGCCGGAGCGGCTCGGGGCGCGTCGCGCAgagggccggcggcggcggcggcaccctACCCGTGAGCCCGCGGGTGTCGTCATCGCAGCGCAGGTGGTGGGCGGCCTCTTCCTCAAACCCGTCCCTCGACCGGGCCGCGCGCGCCTTCTGCCTCGCCTCCGCGGCGCTCGCGCTCTCCTGCTTGCTCTACCTCTACGCGTTCCGCCACGACCCAGCGCGGGGGCAAGCCGTAACCGCCttctccaccacctccacctccccccacccccaccaCCGCCCCGAGACCTGCGACGTGTTCGACGGCCGCTGGGTCCCGGCCCCGACCTACCCGCTCTACAACAGCTCCGAGTGCGCCTTCGCGGAGCGCGGCTTCGACTGCCTGGCCAACGGGCGGCCCGACACCGCCTACCTCCGCTGGCGCTGGCGGCCGCGCGGCTGCGACGTGCCGCGCTTCGCGGCGCGGGCGGCGCTCGAGCGGCTGCGCGGGAGGCGGGTCGTCTTCGTCGGCGACTCCATGAGCCGCACGCAGTGGGAGTCCTTCATCTGCATGCTCATGCCCGGGGTCGACGACCCCACGAGCGTGTACGAGGTCAACGGCAACCAGATCACCAAGGTCATTCGCTTCCTCGGGGTCAGGTTCGACGCCTTCGACCTCACGGTTGAGTTCTTCCGCTCCGTCTTCCTCGTCCAGCAGAGCCCTCCGCCGAAGCATTCCCCCAAGAGGGTCAAATCCACGTTGAGGCTCGACAAGATGGATAACATTAGCCGGAAATGGGCCAATGCCGATGTTCTCATCTTCAACACCGGCCACTGGTGGACTCCCACCAAATTGTTCAACAC GGGTTGCTATTTTCAGGCTGGACGTGCTCTCAAACTAGGTACAACCATTGATGTTGCGTTCAGGATGGCACTGCAAACTTGGGCTTCTTGGGTGGAAAGAAGAGTTGATTTAAACCGAACACATGTGTTTTTCCGCACGTATGAGCCATCACATTGGAG CGATTTAAACCAAACGATATGTGAAGTAACAGAAAAGCCTTCACCTGAGGCCAAAGGAAATGACAAGAGTGAACTTGGCGATATACTTGCTGATGTTGTCGCCAGCATGAAAGTTCCCGTTAATGTTTTAAATGTAACTTTGATGGGAGCCTTCAGAACTGATGCTCATGTTGGGGCATGGAGTTATCCTCCTACTATACTTGATTGCAGTCATTGGTGTCTCCCTGGAGTtcctgatgcttggaatgaacttGTATTTGCGTACCTTTTTACAAATG GTTGGCGAAATATGGCGGGGTGA